Proteins from one Pyrococcus kukulkanii genomic window:
- a CDS encoding DUF460 domain-containing protein, with translation MDSVTELGEDLRKFLRALPEGTKLVQVTGRPGEQRSLWSLAKEHGIRITDKFDPYEEAKVAALLASKGVGYEVLAFEDEVLITVTRGRSQGKGGWSQDRYRRRVHSLVQAKVRQIEEALRRADIPFDLEIEERDYGVSRGEFKVYASREELAGLVKPMRGGDVEVRIKPVERKVLEFVPLKAETAIEERKSIIVGLDPGITVGIAAIDLDGKVLAIYSEKNMALSEIVRFISEIGHPVIVATDVNPAPGLVEKIARSFKAQLFVPKESLKVEEKNELLRNLGISVEDDHQRDALAAAYKAYLRYKPKFEHIEAKLREVGLWKKRNEIKALVLTGYSLGEAIMKVKLAERPKEEHHEDVKPEVDVTPYIEKIKALEEAITELERENAELRAVIEEQRKIIERLERKLAEFDEEVRFRVLKEREIRARDERIAILEKKLREEKEKVEILARKLAQTRKMHRLELSGKVYPMKVLESLTWKALEELEEDIGIKRGDILYVINPAGAGKKIAEHLVKKKIKAIVSQKELPVSVYEVFKEERIPVLLEGEDIEVIRLDDFAVVKRDELEEVIKRKIKEWEEEEKREELESVLRVIEEYRIERVKELIRRAEEERQ, from the coding sequence ATGGATAGTGTTACCGAGTTAGGGGAGGATTTGAGGAAGTTCCTTCGTGCACTTCCCGAGGGGACCAAATTAGTTCAAGTAACTGGAAGACCAGGGGAACAAAGATCACTGTGGAGTTTAGCTAAGGAGCACGGAATTAGGATTACGGATAAGTTCGATCCATACGAGGAAGCAAAGGTTGCTGCCCTTCTCGCTTCTAAAGGAGTTGGTTATGAGGTCTTAGCTTTTGAAGACGAAGTCTTAATAACGGTAACTAGGGGAAGGAGTCAAGGGAAAGGAGGATGGAGCCAAGATAGGTACAGAAGGAGGGTGCATAGCTTAGTCCAGGCTAAGGTTAGACAGATTGAGGAAGCCCTCAGGAGGGCAGATATACCCTTTGACTTGGAGATAGAGGAGAGGGATTACGGCGTCTCGAGAGGAGAGTTCAAAGTTTATGCCAGCAGGGAGGAGCTTGCAGGGTTGGTAAAACCAATGCGAGGTGGAGACGTTGAAGTTAGGATAAAGCCAGTCGAAAGGAAAGTTCTTGAATTCGTCCCCCTAAAGGCCGAAACTGCAATAGAGGAAAGGAAGAGTATCATAGTTGGTCTGGATCCTGGGATAACCGTTGGGATCGCCGCGATAGACCTTGACGGTAAGGTACTTGCAATATACAGTGAGAAGAATATGGCCCTAAGCGAGATAGTCCGGTTTATAAGTGAAATTGGGCATCCGGTGATAGTTGCCACCGACGTTAATCCTGCCCCAGGATTAGTTGAAAAGATAGCAAGGTCGTTTAAAGCACAACTTTTCGTCCCCAAGGAAAGCCTCAAGGTGGAAGAAAAGAATGAACTCTTAAGGAACCTCGGAATTTCCGTTGAAGATGATCACCAAAGGGATGCCCTGGCCGCCGCCTACAAAGCATACCTAAGGTACAAGCCAAAATTCGAGCACATTGAAGCCAAGTTAAGAGAAGTTGGCTTATGGAAGAAAAGAAACGAAATAAAAGCTCTCGTTTTAACGGGATACAGCCTCGGAGAGGCCATAATGAAAGTTAAGCTTGCTGAGAGGCCAAAGGAGGAGCATCATGAAGATGTTAAGCCCGAGGTTGATGTAACACCCTACATTGAGAAGATAAAGGCCCTCGAAGAGGCAATAACGGAACTTGAGAGGGAAAATGCCGAGCTTAGGGCGGTAATCGAAGAGCAAAGGAAGATTATTGAAAGGCTGGAGAGGAAACTTGCTGAATTTGATGAAGAAGTAAGGTTTAGGGTCCTGAAAGAGCGTGAAATTAGAGCAAGAGATGAAAGAATAGCTATTTTGGAGAAGAAGCTAAGAGAAGAAAAAGAGAAAGTTGAAATTTTAGCAAGAAAACTTGCTCAAACTAGGAAGATGCATAGACTCGAGCTTAGTGGAAAAGTGTACCCGATGAAAGTTCTTGAGAGCCTAACTTGGAAGGCATTAGAGGAGCTTGAAGAAGATATCGGAATAAAGAGAGGCGATATATTATACGTGATAAACCCCGCCGGGGCGGGAAAGAAGATAGCAGAGCACCTCGTAAAGAAAAAGATAAAAGCCATAGTTTCCCAAAAGGAGTTGCCAGTTTCAGTTTATGAAGTGTTCAAGGAAGAGAGAATCCCCGTCCTGCTCGAGGGAGAGGATATCGAGGTAATAAGACTTGATGACTTTGCCGTTGTCAAGAGGGACGAGCTTGAGGAGGTTATTAAGAGGAAAATTAAGGAATGGGAGGAGGAAGAAAAGAGGGAAGAACTAGAGAGCGTCTTGAGGGTGATAGAGGAATACAGGATAGAGAGAGTTAAGGAGCTCATCAGAAGGGCAGAG
- the tfe gene encoding transcription factor E, with product MARRSKALLEIARDIGGEEAVEVIKALEKKGEATDEELAEITGIRVNTVRKILYALYDAKLADFKRIRDDETGWYYYYWHIETKRLPEIIRARKMQELEKLKKMLQEETNEVYYHCGTPGHPKLTFDEAFEYGFTCPICGEILHEYDNSAIIEELKKRIEELEIELGLRKPPKSKTKKSRKK from the coding sequence ATGGCCAGAAGGAGCAAGGCCCTTCTTGAAATAGCAAGAGATATCGGAGGGGAAGAAGCTGTTGAGGTTATAAAAGCTCTCGAAAAGAAAGGAGAAGCTACTGATGAAGAGCTTGCTGAAATTACTGGGATTAGGGTTAATACAGTCAGGAAGATTCTTTATGCACTTTACGATGCTAAGTTGGCGGATTTTAAGAGAATAAGAGATGATGAAACGGGATGGTACTACTATTATTGGCACATAGAAACTAAAAGATTGCCCGAAATAATTAGGGCTAGGAAAATGCAGGAACTTGAAAAACTAAAGAAAATGTTACAAGAAGAGACTAATGAAGTGTACTATCATTGCGGCACCCCAGGACATCCAAAGTTAACGTTTGATGAAGCTTTTGAGTACGGGTTTACGTGTCCAATATGCGGGGAGATACTTCATGAATACGATAATTCAGCAATAATAGAAGAACTCAAAAAGAGAATTGAAGAACTGGAAATCGAGTTAGGCCTCAGAAAACCTCCAAAATCTAAAACTAAAAAAAGTAGGAAAAAGTGA
- a CDS encoding DUF2110 family protein, whose product MEVMIPQKIYGDRSGFNKLNKRLKSLIGDLDVNWKISITTRQWVKITLEGEDEEISMNLIREEWGEIPYSLSNINEGDVFFGRLIDLGKVGYGIYVDIGILKPRPKDALVPLYWLKRTFGEKPVRQMIREFGWVDYLPVEIRIEKVERLAQEIEAYFTERWIKKIKGWTSDKYDKLFIVGTISEKVERALVETGHSRDVRRIEELGLMETMLILKKGTHAPGIIKEIGPYIKPAKIGAIKFPRDEGER is encoded by the coding sequence ATGGAAGTCATGATTCCCCAAAAGATATATGGGGACAGGAGCGGGTTTAATAAGTTAAATAAAAGGTTAAAATCGTTAATTGGAGATTTAGATGTTAACTGGAAAATTTCCATAACTACAAGGCAGTGGGTTAAGATAACCCTTGAAGGGGAGGATGAGGAGATATCGATGAACCTTATTAGAGAGGAATGGGGTGAAATTCCTTATTCACTGTCGAATATAAATGAAGGGGATGTCTTTTTTGGTCGGTTAATAGATCTTGGTAAAGTTGGATATGGCATTTATGTTGACATAGGAATATTAAAACCAAGACCCAAAGATGCTCTAGTCCCCTTATACTGGCTCAAGCGGACATTTGGGGAAAAGCCTGTAAGACAAATGATAAGGGAGTTTGGATGGGTAGACTATCTCCCAGTAGAAATTAGAATAGAAAAAGTTGAAAGACTAGCCCAGGAAATTGAAGCATACTTCACGGAGAGGTGGATCAAAAAGATAAAAGGATGGACAAGTGATAAGTACGATAAGTTATTCATCGTTGGAACGATTAGTGAGAAGGTTGAGAGGGCGCTAGTGGAAACCGGCCATAGCAGAGACGTTAGAAGGATAGAAGAACTTGGACTTATGGAAACTATGCTGATCTTAAAAAAAGGAACCCACGCTCCAGGAATTATAAAGGAAATAGGACCATATATAAAGCCAGCCAAGATAGGAGCTATAAAGTTTCCTCGGGATGAGGGAGAGAGATGA